Proteins found in one Borreliella valaisiana VS116 genomic segment:
- a CDS encoding ankyrin repeat domain-containing protein: MGKKIIILLLLLQIIINLNSTSIDTSTSIVKELQKNLYVFNSKEYQSNKDTLNKIINSINIHDKKTLQNLENIKNDLFIISVFFNNKKGVLIALNLGAEINFKHKISPISISIINNEFEIIKILVDYGISLNQIDDTEHSPIFWAIYTNNEKAFEFLKESGADLSLTLKNRKTPMQAAIETENIKLIKSLKKKKIYIDDNYKKELKALKNREIVKILAK; this comes from the coding sequence ATGGGAAAAAAAATCATTATACTTTTACTGTTATTACAAATAATAATAAATTTAAATTCAACAAGTATCGATACAAGTACTTCAATAGTAAAAGAATTGCAAAAAAATTTATATGTTTTCAATAGTAAAGAATATCAAAGCAATAAAGACACTTTAAATAAAATTATAAATTCAATAAATATACACGACAAAAAAACCTTACAAAATTTAGAAAATATTAAAAATGATCTTTTTATAATATCTGTTTTTTTCAACAATAAAAAAGGGGTTTTAATTGCACTTAATCTTGGAGCAGAAATAAACTTTAAACATAAAATATCTCCAATTTCCATTTCAATAATAAACAATGAATTTGAAATAATAAAAATATTGGTAGATTATGGAATAAGCCTTAATCAAATAGATGATACTGAACATTCTCCAATATTTTGGGCAATATATACTAATAACGAAAAAGCATTTGAATTTTTAAAAGAAAGCGGTGCTGATTTAAGTTTAACCCTTAAAAATAGAAAAACACCAATGCAAGCCGCAATAGAAACAGAAAATATAAAATTAATTAAATCTCTGAAAAAGAAAAAAATTTACATTGACGACAATTACAAAAAAGAACTTAAGGCGCTGAAAAACAGAGAAATAGTCAAAATTTTAGCAAAATAG
- a CDS encoding dicarboxylate/amino acid:cation symporter, whose amino-acid sequence MNVKINFFFTLPIGIFLGLFFPLEIYSSLSHAFIRLSYLSLIPFLIFSIPLGIENIIENKNFKKLFGKTIYYGLLINLSGVAVAITAAIIYLPQRIPILEKTIQNTYFFEKEVLLETFFPKNIFKIFTSNNPNLLSIYMISIIIGTSFYYAKQKGRITRELMLSASNLFYHANGFIANILNIGIIFITADYTTSLKSFKNYQNYANSITFFLAWTIIILLVILPTISYKLTKNFKMIYKGIFVSFQNIIFSGLTKDPYSPYVILIEDIKNERINIKKSIITNIPLINFVSKFGTIFVSVISFFIILKSYSSLPISIYEISYMSALSFFFVLAFPHMPNSLIYIITMLCSTYTKGIELNVSNIIPMLPILTSLALLIDFAFNIAIIHIINLKELKDH is encoded by the coding sequence ATGAATGTAAAAATTAATTTTTTTTTCACACTACCTATTGGAATCTTTTTGGGTTTATTTTTCCCTCTTGAAATTTACAGCTCTTTATCTCACGCTTTTATAAGATTATCATATTTGTCCCTCATCCCTTTTTTAATATTTTCAATTCCATTAGGAATTGAAAATATTATTGAAAATAAAAACTTTAAAAAGCTCTTTGGAAAAACAATTTATTATGGACTTTTAATTAATTTATCTGGCGTTGCTGTGGCAATAACAGCTGCAATAATATATCTTCCACAAAGAATTCCAATACTAGAAAAAACAATACAAAATACATATTTTTTTGAAAAAGAAGTTTTATTAGAAACATTTTTTCCAAAAAATATTTTCAAAATATTTACATCTAATAATCCAAACCTACTGAGCATCTATATGATTTCAATAATAATCGGCACCAGTTTTTATTATGCAAAACAAAAGGGCAGAATAACTAGAGAATTGATGCTAAGCGCATCCAATCTTTTTTACCATGCAAATGGATTTATTGCAAATATATTAAACATAGGAATCATTTTTATAACAGCAGACTACACTACAAGTTTAAAAAGCTTCAAGAATTATCAAAATTACGCAAATAGCATAACATTCTTTCTGGCATGGACAATTATAATTTTATTAGTAATATTGCCAACAATTAGCTATAAATTAACAAAAAATTTTAAAATGATATATAAAGGAATATTTGTATCATTCCAAAACATAATATTTTCAGGACTAACAAAAGATCCTTATTCCCCTTACGTGATACTAATAGAAGATATTAAAAATGAAAGAATAAATATAAAAAAATCTATAATTACAAACATACCTCTAATAAATTTTGTTTCTAAATTCGGAACTATTTTCGTTTCAGTAATATCATTTTTTATAATTTTAAAATCATATTCCAGCTTACCTATTTCTATATACGAAATAAGCTACATGAGTGCTTTATCATTTTTTTTTGTACTTGCATTTCCTCATATGCCAAATAGCTTAATTTATATAATTACAATGCTTTGTTCTACCTATACAAAAGGAATAGAGTTAAATGTTTCTAACATAATACCAATGCTGCCAATATTAACCTCTTTAGCCTTACTAATTGACTTTGCTTTTAACATTGCAATAATTCATATAATAAACCTTAAAGAATTAAAAGATCACTAA
- the proS gene encoding proline--tRNA ligase, whose amino-acid sequence MSDFIASKEGDYSKWYLDIVQKAKLADYSPVKGCMVIMPYGYSIWSKIQSILDKKFKETGHENAYFPMLIPYGFLEKEKDHIDGFSPEFAIIKNAGGESLMEPLVLRPTSETIIWNMYSKWIKSYRDLPLKINQWANVIRWEKRTRPFLRTTEFLWQEGHTAHATEEEALEETLLILDVYKRFMEDYLAIPVFCGKKSEKEKFAGAVSTYSIEALMQDKKALQAATSHYLGLNFAKAFDVKFQDKDGKMKHVFASSWGVSTRLIGALIMVHSDEKGLILPPRIAPIEIIVIPIFKKEDEINKKILDYSDCVMQILKKAEFRVEIDKDIRSSPGFRFSSAEFKGIPIRLEVGINDILLNSVTLVRRDKEKKFKYQISLDSLASKVKVELDSMQKDLFKKALNFRTLNTKEIFRSGKDSYELFKAHVNDYSGFVLSCWCGGLNCENIIKNETKATIRCIPEDFKAKDLTGMTCIYCASRAKYFVLFAKSY is encoded by the coding sequence ATGAGTGATTTTATAGCGTCAAAAGAAGGTGATTATTCTAAGTGGTATCTAGATATAGTTCAGAAAGCAAAACTTGCTGATTACAGTCCTGTAAAAGGGTGCATGGTGATTATGCCTTATGGGTATTCTATTTGGAGTAAAATTCAAAGTATACTTGATAAAAAATTTAAAGAAACGGGACATGAGAATGCATATTTCCCCATGCTTATTCCTTATGGTTTTTTAGAAAAAGAAAAGGATCATATTGATGGATTTTCACCTGAATTTGCTATTATTAAGAATGCTGGCGGAGAGAGCTTGATGGAGCCTTTGGTTTTAAGGCCTACTTCTGAGACAATTATTTGGAATATGTATAGCAAGTGGATTAAGTCTTACAGGGATCTTCCTCTTAAAATTAATCAATGGGCAAATGTTATTCGCTGGGAAAAAAGAACAAGACCTTTTTTACGCACTACCGAATTTTTGTGGCAAGAAGGGCATACTGCACACGCTACTGAAGAGGAGGCGTTAGAAGAAACTTTACTTATTTTAGATGTATATAAAAGATTTATGGAAGACTATTTAGCTATTCCAGTTTTTTGTGGTAAAAAGTCTGAAAAGGAAAAATTTGCGGGGGCTGTTTCTACTTATTCAATTGAGGCGTTAATGCAGGATAAAAAAGCACTTCAAGCTGCTACATCCCACTATTTAGGTTTAAATTTTGCAAAGGCGTTTGATGTAAAATTTCAAGACAAAGATGGCAAAATGAAGCATGTATTTGCTAGTAGTTGGGGGGTTTCTACTAGATTGATTGGTGCTTTGATTATGGTTCATTCTGACGAGAAGGGTTTAATTTTGCCGCCTCGCATTGCCCCAATAGAAATTATTGTTATTCCTATTTTTAAAAAAGAAGATGAGATTAATAAAAAAATTTTGGACTATTCTGATTGTGTTATGCAAATTTTAAAAAAAGCAGAATTTAGGGTTGAAATTGATAAGGACATTAGAAGTTCTCCAGGATTTAGGTTTTCATCTGCTGAGTTTAAAGGAATTCCAATACGTCTTGAAGTAGGAATAAATGATATCCTTTTAAATTCTGTTACTCTTGTAAGAAGAGATAAAGAGAAAAAATTTAAGTATCAAATATCACTTGATTCTCTTGCCAGCAAGGTTAAGGTAGAACTAGATTCTATGCAAAAGGATTTATTTAAAAAGGCATTGAATTTTAGAACCTTAAATACTAAGGAGATTTTTAGAAGCGGAAAGGATAGTTACGAGTTATTCAAAGCCCATGTGAATGATTATTCTGGATTTGTGCTTTCTTGTTGGTGCGGTGGTTTGAATTGCGAAAATATTATTAAAAATGAAACTAAAGCTACAATAAGATGTATTCCTGAGGATTTTAAAGCCAAAGATTTAACAGGCATGACTTGTATTTATTGTGCTTCTAGGGCTAAATATTTTGTTTTATTTGCCAAATCTTATTAA
- a CDS encoding DUF2259 domain-containing protein, translated as MIKLYIVFFYFFSFLLGFSENIFFKNLGFSNNDQYFMFGEYGFENGYYYSAAYFVDVIKNNFAKSGVHSKIFKEHIEYSDSYDKSLYELLKIINFKVKEFKINHLRRGREIYFYVKSEIPETDFLNFIDFKTGNEYQVFVNKDINSQELSSSFNIFLSVRYCNSTLEKHLTVGRRNYYRKNVIDYKIREIVLFPNEDGIVFILEKIMLNSYGNKYKRFMVEIKKY; from the coding sequence ATGATTAAACTATATATCGTTTTTTTTTATTTTTTTTCTTTTTTATTGGGGTTTTCGGAAAATATTTTTTTTAAAAATTTAGGATTCTCTAATAATGATCAGTATTTTATGTTTGGCGAATATGGATTTGAAAATGGATATTATTATTCTGCTGCATACTTTGTTGATGTTATTAAAAATAATTTTGCAAAATCTGGAGTGCATTCTAAGATTTTTAAAGAGCACATTGAGTATTCAGACAGTTATGATAAAAGTCTTTATGAGCTTTTAAAGATAATTAATTTTAAAGTTAAAGAATTTAAAATTAATCATTTAAGAAGAGGACGAGAAATTTATTTTTATGTTAAGAGTGAAATTCCAGAAACGGATTTTTTAAATTTTATTGATTTTAAAACCGGAAACGAATATCAAGTTTTTGTAAATAAGGATATTAATTCTCAAGAACTTTCTTCTTCTTTTAATATTTTTTTATCTGTTAGATATTGTAATTCAACTCTAGAAAAGCATCTAACTGTTGGAAGAAGGAATTACTATAGAAAGAATGTTATTGATTACAAAATAAGGGAGATTGTTTTGTTCCCAAATGAAGATGGAATTGTTTTTATTTTAGAAAAAATTATGTTAAATTCTTATGGGAATAAGTATAAGCGGTTTATGGTTGAAATTAAAAAATATTGA
- a CDS encoding DUF3996 domain-containing protein, which translates to MRMLLATIILILTTGLLTAQSKSKAMTEDDFDFEKLLTKEESVRSLFGIGFGVGYPLTNITISIPYVDIDLGYGGFVGLKPNNFMPYVVGGIDLLFKDEIHKNTMISGGIGIGADWSKGSPEKSNEKPEEEEEEENGIQQATSLQNRVGIVVRLPLVIEYSFLKNIVIGFKAVATIGTTILFGSPMSFEGARFNFLGTGFIKIYI; encoded by the coding sequence ATGAGAATGCTATTAGCAACAATAATACTTATATTGACAACAGGTTTATTAACTGCCCAATCAAAAAGCAAAGCTATGACTGAAGATGACTTTGATTTTGAGAAACTTCTTACAAAAGAAGAATCTGTACGTAGTTTATTTGGCATAGGTTTTGGAGTTGGATATCCACTTACAAATATTACAATATCTATTCCATATGTAGACATAGACCTTGGCTACGGAGGATTTGTGGGGCTTAAACCCAATAATTTCATGCCGTATGTTGTTGGAGGAATAGATCTTTTATTTAAAGATGAAATACATAAAAACACCATGATTTCAGGCGGCATTGGAATAGGTGCAGATTGGTCAAAAGGAAGTCCTGAGAAATCGAATGAAAAACCTGAAGAAGAAGAAGAAGAAGAAAATGGAATTCAACAAGCTACTTCTCTTCAAAATAGAGTAGGAATTGTAGTAAGGCTACCTTTGGTAATAGAATACAGCTTTCTTAAAAATATTGTAATTGGGTTTAAAGCTGTTGCTACTATTGGAACAACTATACTATTTGGCAGCCCAATGTCATTTGAAGGAGCTAGATTTAATTTCTTAGGCACGGGCTTTATAAAAATATATATATAG
- a CDS encoding DUF3996 domain-containing protein has product MIKNFKKIHILTLVLGVTHLSFASDNYMVRCSKEEDSTTCIAKLKSIKEKKNYDLFSMGIGIGNPIANIIITIPYVNIDFGYGGFIGLKSNNFENYLNGGIDIIFKKQIGQYMRIGGGIGIGADWSKAPLIPPDEEEETDYERIGAVVRIPFVMEYNFAKNLSIGLKIYPALGPTILLTKPNILFEGIKFNFFGFGFIKFAFN; this is encoded by the coding sequence ATGATAAAAAATTTTAAAAAAATTCATATTTTAACATTAGTATTAGGTGTAACACACCTTTCTTTTGCATCTGACAATTATATGGTCAGATGCAGCAAGGAAGAAGATTCAACCACCTGCATCGCAAAGCTTAAAAGCATAAAAGAAAAAAAAAATTATGACTTATTTTCAATGGGTATTGGAATAGGCAATCCTATTGCAAACATTATAATTACAATTCCTTACGTAAATATTGATTTTGGATATGGGGGTTTTATTGGCCTTAAATCAAACAATTTTGAAAATTATCTAAACGGTGGAATAGATATTATCTTTAAAAAGCAAATTGGGCAATACATGAGAATCGGAGGCGGCATTGGAATAGGCGCAGACTGGTCAAAAGCACCCCTCATACCTCCCGATGAAGAAGAAGAAACTGATTACGAGAGAATAGGTGCTGTTGTAAGAATTCCCTTTGTAATGGAATATAACTTTGCAAAAAATTTATCCATAGGATTAAAAATTTACCCTGCACTAGGACCAACAATATTGTTAACAAAACCAAACATTTTATTTGAAGGAATTAAATTCAATTTTTTTGGATTTGGATTCATAAAATTTGCATTTAATTAG
- the manA gene encoding mannose-6-phosphate isomerase, class I has protein sequence MNEDNIFLMKNNIKEYDWGGISFIPNLLGNEIDGRPKAEMWLGAHKTFSSKILYRNEYVLLSDFLEDRKELLGYNDEFPFLFKVLSANKPLSIQIHPSKDIALKGYELENNKGIAIDDPKRTYKDKNPKIELIYALSDFYALKGFLPLDEIKKICEILKLNFDFQSHKDFVKTIFDLQTYELENIIEKILKNLNLIDSFRGYWFNEIYNIYGVDVGLLVFLGMNILKLKPGEVVYTNSQEVHAYLKGDCIELMTNSDNVIRAGLTTKYIDKEEMLRVGQFEEGKLSFLNPDFQNSFNVFKLPNTNLKLIQKKINENICINRNSAMILLVLDGSVSINKSLNLNKGESIFIGKKAENLFINGDGQAFIAGFD, from the coding sequence ATGAATGAAGATAATATTTTTTTAATGAAAAATAATATTAAAGAATATGATTGGGGAGGGATTAGTTTTATTCCCAATCTTTTGGGCAATGAAATTGATGGAAGGCCTAAGGCTGAGATGTGGCTTGGAGCACACAAGACATTTTCTAGTAAGATTTTATATAGAAATGAATATGTGCTTTTAAGCGATTTTTTAGAAGACCGTAAAGAACTTTTGGGTTATAATGACGAATTTCCTTTTTTATTTAAGGTATTGTCTGCAAATAAACCTTTGTCTATTCAAATTCATCCTTCTAAAGATATTGCCTTAAAAGGGTATGAATTAGAGAACAATAAAGGGATAGCTATTGATGATCCCAAAAGGACATATAAAGACAAAAACCCCAAAATAGAACTTATTTATGCCTTGAGTGATTTTTATGCTCTTAAAGGCTTTTTGCCTTTAGATGAGATTAAAAAAATTTGTGAAATTTTGAAATTAAATTTTGACTTTCAATCACATAAAGACTTTGTAAAGACTATTTTTGACTTACAAACTTATGAACTTGAAAATATTATTGAAAAAATTTTAAAAAATTTAAATCTTATTGATAGTTTTAGGGGTTATTGGTTTAATGAAATTTACAATATTTATGGTGTAGATGTGGGCCTTTTAGTGTTTTTGGGCATGAATATTTTAAAATTAAAACCAGGAGAAGTTGTTTATACAAATAGTCAGGAGGTGCATGCATATCTTAAGGGAGATTGTATTGAACTTATGACCAATTCTGACAATGTTATTAGGGCTGGACTTACTACTAAGTATATTGATAAGGAAGAAATGTTAAGAGTTGGTCAATTTGAGGAAGGAAAGTTATCATTTTTAAATCCCGATTTTCAAAATAGTTTTAATGTATTTAAACTTCCAAATACTAATTTGAAACTAATTCAAAAAAAAATAAATGAAAATATATGTATCAATAGAAATAGTGCAATGATCTTGTTGGTTTTGGATGGATCTGTGAGTATAAATAAGTCCTTAAATCTTAACAAAGGTGAGAGTATTTTTATAGGCAAAAAAGCTGAAAACTTGTTTATTAATGGGGATGGTCAAGCTTTTATTGCTGGTTTTGATTAA
- a CDS encoding fructose-specific PTS transporter subunit EIIC, with product MFFNFLKKDLVFILPEVNSKEDVIDFLVEKVNDKGYIDSKSEFLKGILDREKIGDTSWENGVAIPHFIGDVVKTSFISLLYIKGDGVKWSEENPPVNLIFLICMSKKQQGNEHLKAIAFIAKLFEDDAFQNALSGIVTPDDIYYYMENVQRKAKDEVFGTTKAEKIVAVTACPVGVAHTYIAAKKIENEAKKQGYDIRVETQGSIGIENALTEEEIRDAAIVILAVDKDINEKRFEGKRVYKVSTVKAINNTENIIKEAFNAPVFFCKNSGESSSSKGSIATGKGSFYKYLMSGVSPMIPVVASGGILIALSIAFVGIGPDGPNFSEHPFYKQIADIGSVAFGMMLPVLAGFISMAIADKPGLAPGLVGGVISGNVKAGFLGAIFAGFLAGYVARFLAKRSVPEWLRPVMPIFVIPLISTIIVGFFMLYVGVYVGEFMGLLESGLKSLQSNSETFGVLGKIFLGLILGSMITIDMGGPFNKVAFLFGVGLIPQVPEIMGMVAAAIPVPPMAMGLATFLAPKLFENEEKESGKIAFLISFIGISEGAIPFAASDPGRVIPSIVVGGAVSSIIAAFLGVANHAPHGGPIVLPVVDNKFEFIIAIAVGVAVATALVIFLKSLRLKESE from the coding sequence ATGTTTTTTAATTTTTTGAAAAAAGATCTTGTATTTATTTTGCCAGAAGTAAATTCAAAAGAAGATGTAATTGATTTTTTAGTTGAAAAGGTCAATGATAAGGGATATATAGATAGTAAAAGTGAGTTCCTTAAAGGAATTCTTGATAGAGAGAAAATAGGCGATACTTCTTGGGAAAATGGGGTTGCAATTCCTCATTTTATAGGAGATGTTGTTAAAACCAGTTTTATTTCATTACTTTACATTAAAGGTGATGGGGTTAAGTGGTCTGAAGAAAATCCTCCTGTTAATTTAATATTTTTGATTTGCATGTCTAAAAAGCAGCAAGGCAATGAGCATCTTAAGGCGATTGCTTTTATAGCTAAACTTTTTGAAGATGATGCTTTTCAAAACGCTTTAAGCGGAATTGTTACTCCCGATGACATTTATTATTATATGGAGAATGTTCAAAGAAAAGCTAAAGATGAGGTTTTTGGAACTACAAAAGCAGAGAAAATAGTGGCTGTGACTGCTTGTCCTGTTGGAGTTGCTCATACATACATTGCAGCAAAGAAAATTGAAAATGAAGCTAAAAAGCAGGGTTACGATATTAGAGTTGAAACCCAAGGATCTATTGGTATTGAAAATGCCTTAACAGAAGAAGAAATTAGAGATGCAGCTATTGTAATACTTGCTGTTGATAAGGATATTAATGAAAAGAGATTCGAAGGTAAGAGAGTTTATAAAGTTTCAACTGTAAAAGCGATAAACAATACGGAAAATATTATTAAGGAAGCTTTTAATGCCCCAGTATTTTTTTGTAAAAATTCTGGTGAGAGTAGCAGTTCTAAAGGATCAATTGCAACAGGCAAGGGTAGTTTTTATAAATATTTAATGAGTGGGGTATCTCCAATGATTCCTGTTGTTGCAAGTGGGGGAATTTTAATTGCTCTTAGCATTGCTTTTGTTGGGATTGGACCTGATGGTCCTAATTTTTCTGAGCATCCATTTTATAAGCAGATTGCAGATATCGGTTCTGTGGCTTTTGGAATGATGTTGCCCGTGCTTGCTGGTTTTATTTCAATGGCAATTGCTGATAAGCCTGGTCTTGCGCCCGGTCTTGTTGGTGGAGTAATATCTGGAAATGTGAAAGCGGGTTTCTTGGGCGCAATATTTGCAGGATTTCTTGCAGGCTATGTTGCAAGATTTTTGGCAAAAAGATCTGTTCCTGAGTGGTTAAGGCCCGTGATGCCTATATTTGTGATTCCACTAATAAGCACTATTATTGTTGGTTTTTTCATGTTGTATGTTGGTGTTTATGTTGGAGAATTTATGGGTCTGCTTGAGAGTGGACTTAAATCTTTACAGAGCAATTCAGAAACTTTTGGTGTGTTGGGTAAAATTTTCTTAGGTTTAATATTAGGTTCAATGATTACTATTGATATGGGCGGGCCTTTTAATAAGGTAGCATTTCTTTTTGGTGTGGGGTTAATTCCTCAAGTACCAGAAATAATGGGAATGGTGGCAGCAGCAATTCCTGTTCCTCCTATGGCTATGGGGCTTGCAACTTTTTTAGCGCCCAAATTATTTGAAAATGAAGAAAAAGAATCTGGCAAAATAGCCTTTTTAATTTCATTTATTGGTATTAGTGAGGGAGCTATTCCGTTTGCTGCTAGTGATCCTGGAAGGGTAATTCCTTCAATAGTGGTAGGTGGGGCTGTGTCAAGTATTATTGCTGCTTTTTTAGGGGTTGCTAATCATGCTCCACACGGAGGGCCAATAGTGCTTCCCGTTGTTGATAATAAATTTGAGTTTATTATTGCAATTGCTGTTGGAGTTGCAGTTGCAACAGCTTTAGTAATTTTTTTGAAATCTTTAAGATTAAAGGAATCTGAATGA
- a CDS encoding DNA/RNA non-specific endonuclease, with the protein MKKRSKFFLYCYILCLTGFLFFSLNPKVLKQIKHKIYDYLEIIENKYINITKSIPIKESQLIPKGYLTTQIISKKHYTLGYAESARQSEWAAYPLKREMVELALTLLKSKKIKRSPKFFEDTNIKGIFPKLEDYFKSGYDRGHIVSSADMSFSENAMKDTYFLSNMSPQKSEFNSGIWLKLEKLVREWAISKGYIYIISAGILTENKGFIGKRKILIPKNFYKIILAINNNNFYDIISFIIPNEKAKDSDLKNYVVNVDSIEKKTKIDFFEKLDSKIKKRIKKIQNTHSWKF; encoded by the coding sequence ATGAAAAAAAGGTCAAAATTTTTTCTTTACTGCTATATTTTATGTTTAACAGGATTTTTATTTTTTTCCTTAAATCCAAAAGTCCTAAAGCAAATAAAACACAAAATTTATGACTATTTAGAGATAATAGAAAATAAATACATTAACATTACAAAATCCATTCCAATAAAAGAATCTCAATTAATACCAAAAGGATACCTTACTACCCAAATAATAAGCAAAAAACACTATACCTTGGGATATGCCGAAAGCGCAAGACAATCCGAATGGGCTGCTTATCCTCTTAAAAGAGAAATGGTAGAACTAGCATTAACTTTGTTAAAATCAAAAAAAATTAAAAGGAGTCCCAAATTCTTTGAAGACACTAACATCAAAGGCATTTTTCCAAAACTTGAAGATTACTTTAAAAGCGGTTATGACAGAGGCCACATAGTGAGTTCTGCAGACATGTCTTTTTCTGAAAATGCCATGAAAGATACATATTTTTTATCAAATATGTCACCTCAAAAAAGCGAATTTAATTCTGGAATTTGGTTAAAACTTGAAAAATTAGTAAGAGAATGGGCAATCTCAAAAGGATATATATATATCATTAGTGCTGGAATTTTAACAGAAAATAAAGGATTTATTGGTAAAAGAAAAATTTTGATACCTAAAAATTTTTATAAAATAATACTAGCAATTAATAATAACAATTTTTATGACATAATCTCTTTTATTATCCCAAATGAAAAAGCAAAAGACTCAGATTTGAAAAATTACGTTGTTAACGTCGATTCAATTGAAAAAAAAACAAAGATAGATTTTTTTGAAAAACTTGATTCAAAAATTAAAAAAAGGATCAAAAAAATACAAAACACCCACTCTTGGAAGTTTTAA
- a CDS encoding diacylglycerol/polyprenol kinase family protein → MFNVFKRTIFREDIKYEIFRKFFHIFSLIILVFYVINFWIGLVSNILFMILYLSSEVFRITKKKLVFFKNISNIILKSRKILPNRVSFPPVFLFLGILISYCLVMEPFNYIGIFSVCFGDGFASLAGKLIPSFKLVNDKTVSGSFVVFCTTFFSYYYFFPYLTAALILGILAMLVELFDAENYDNLFLPLIVSTSSYFLTFFFL, encoded by the coding sequence ATGTTTAATGTATTTAAAAGAACAATTTTTAGAGAAGATATTAAGTATGAAATTTTTAGAAAATTTTTTCATATTTTTAGCTTAATAATTTTGGTTTTTTATGTAATAAATTTTTGGATAGGACTTGTTTCTAATATACTTTTTATGATTTTATACTTAAGCTCTGAAGTTTTTAGAATTACTAAAAAAAAACTAGTTTTCTTTAAAAATATTTCAAACATAATATTAAAATCAAGAAAAATATTGCCCAATAGAGTATCTTTTCCGCCTGTTTTTTTGTTTTTAGGTATATTGATATCATATTGTTTGGTTATGGAGCCTTTTAATTATATTGGAATATTTTCAGTATGTTTTGGCGATGGATTTGCAAGTCTTGCTGGAAAGTTAATCCCTTCTTTTAAGCTTGTAAATGATAAAACGGTTTCTGGTAGCTTTGTTGTATTTTGTACTACTTTTTTTTCATATTATTATTTTTTCCCTTATTTAACAGCAGCTTTAATTCTTGGGATTTTAGCAATGTTGGTAGAGCTTTTTGATGCTGAAAATTATGATAATTTGTTTTTACCACTTATTGTTTCAACTTCGTCCTATTTTTTGACTTTCTTTTTTTTATAG
- a CDS encoding protein-glutamate O-methyltransferase has translation MLEIEDKLFLKFCDFIYNNSGMRFDEKNKFILQSRINDAIRELDLENSSQLYNLIISEKLKKEYFLDLVTTNLTKFFRNSLHFQTFEKFVIPNLIKIKNIEKKNRIIIWSAGCSTGEEPYSLAFVLKSKLPKELDFVIIASDLSLKSLMIAKEGYYSPNKCENIPKEYRHYIYSHSNGYKIKNEIKNHIRFDYHNLNFESNFSQIDVIFCRNVLIYFDEKSKIKVLKKFYNNMSKHSYLFIGHSESLFGLNLPFKFLKTPWAIIYEKKDTNCQKDKFKLKNKYKL, from the coding sequence ATGCTAGAAATTGAAGATAAACTATTTTTAAAATTTTGCGACTTTATATACAACAATAGTGGAATGCGTTTTGATGAAAAAAATAAATTTATTCTTCAAAGCAGAATTAATGACGCGATACGAGAACTTGATCTTGAAAATTCATCACAACTTTATAATTTAATAATTAGTGAAAAATTAAAAAAAGAATATTTCTTGGATTTAGTCACAACTAATTTAACAAAATTTTTTAGAAATTCACTACACTTCCAAACTTTTGAAAAATTTGTAATTCCTAATTTAATTAAGATTAAAAACATAGAAAAAAAAAATAGAATTATTATCTGGTCTGCAGGATGCTCAACAGGAGAAGAACCTTATTCATTAGCATTTGTACTCAAATCAAAGCTTCCAAAAGAACTAGATTTTGTTATTATTGCTTCTGATTTAAGTTTAAAATCTTTAATGATAGCAAAAGAAGGATATTACTCACCAAATAAATGTGAAAACATTCCTAAAGAATACCGACACTATATATATTCTCATTCAAACGGATACAAAATTAAAAATGAAATTAAAAATCATATAAGATTTGATTATCATAATCTAAACTTTGAAAGTAATTTTTCACAAATTGATGTTATTTTTTGTAGAAATGTATTAATATACTTTGATGAAAAATCAAAAATTAAAGTTCTTAAAAAATTTTACAATAACATGTCTAAACACAGCTATTTATTTATAGGACACTCAGAATCACTTTTTGGACTCAACCTTCCTTTTAAATTTTTAAAAACACCCTGGGCAATAATATATGAAAAAAAAGATACTAACTGTCAAAAAGACAAATTTAAATTAAAAAATAAATATAAGTTATAA